One region of Actinomycetota bacterium genomic DNA includes:
- a CDS encoding WhiB family transcriptional regulator has translation MKEVTFYLDPAASAACDWRHDAACREIDDPDIFFPIGTTGPALEQIDAAKRICQNCCVRSKCLEWALATGQDIGVWGGLSEDERREIQQSRRHPQFA, from the coding sequence ATGAAGGAAGTGACGTTCTACCTGGACCCCGCCGCCTCCGCGGCGTGCGACTGGCGCCATGACGCCGCCTGCCGCGAGATTGACGATCCAGATATCTTTTTCCCGATCGGCACCACCGGACCAGCCCTCGAACAGATCGACGCCGCCAAACGCATCTGCCAGAACTGCTGCGTACGGTCCAAGTGCCTCGAGTGGGCGCTCGCCACAGGCCAGGACATCGGTGTCTGGGGCGGCCTCTCCGAGGACGAACGCCGCGAGATCCAGCAGTCCCGGCGCCACCCGCAGTTCGCCTGA
- a CDS encoding sigma-70 family RNA polymerase sigma factor, which translates to MVTSQSSTQPAVHRFEDEALAFADALYGTALRMTRNAADAEDLVQETFLRAFRAWDRFEPGTNLKAWLFKIMTNLFISSYRARRREPVTISTDDTEEFDLYRNLVDADGQVGRSAESIVIDRLVDDDVKGALSNLSENFRIPVLLADVEGFSYREIADMMGVPIGTVMSRLHRGRKALQKALWDKAVETGLVDAGGSAKR; encoded by the coding sequence GTGGTCACCTCCCAGTCGTCCACCCAGCCCGCCGTGCACCGCTTCGAGGACGAGGCCCTCGCCTTCGCCGACGCCCTCTACGGCACCGCGCTGCGGATGACCCGCAACGCCGCCGACGCCGAGGACCTGGTCCAGGAGACCTTCCTCCGGGCGTTCCGGGCCTGGGACCGCTTCGAGCCCGGGACCAACCTCAAGGCGTGGCTGTTCAAGATCATGACCAACCTGTTCATCTCGAGCTACCGGGCCCGCCGGCGGGAGCCGGTCACCATCTCCACCGACGACACCGAGGAGTTCGACCTCTACCGCAACCTGGTGGACGCCGACGGGCAGGTCGGGCGCTCGGCCGAGTCGATCGTCATCGACCGCCTGGTGGACGACGACGTCAAGGGCGCCCTCTCCAACCTGTCCGAGAACTTCCGGATCCCCGTCCTGCTGGCCGACGTCGAGGGCTTCTCCTACCGCGAGATCGCCGACATGATGGGCGTGCCGATCGGCACGGTCATGTCCCGGCTCCACCGGGGAAGGAAAGCGCTGCAAAAAGCGTTGTGGGACAAGGCGGTGGAGACGGGCCTTGTCGATGCAGGAGGATCAGCGAAGCGATGA
- a CDS encoding helix-turn-helix domain-containing protein, with protein MKVSRNGEYLRTADVARALHVSTKTVSRWANDHKLPYMRTLGGHRRYPAQAIRDLAQGLVGHD; from the coding sequence GTGAAGGTATCTCGGAACGGGGAGTACCTCCGCACGGCGGATGTGGCCCGGGCGCTGCACGTGTCCACCAAGACGGTGTCGCGCTGGGCGAACGACCACAAGCTTCCCTACATGCGGACCCTCGGCGGCCACCGGCGCTACCCGGCGCAGGCGATCCGGGACCTGGCGCAGGGCCTCGTGGGCCACGACTAG
- a CDS encoding DUF2203 domain-containing protein produces the protein MDDGAPVYTRQSANDLLPEVKVRLHRLQGASATIAGHRITTVAASGRNGGGAGARDWLAASKIAAEELTWFGEAGIVLRDIAQGLLDFPGQRDGREIYLCWRQGEAAVDFWHDPGSGFAGRQPL, from the coding sequence GTGGACGACGGGGCGCCGGTCTACACCCGGCAGAGCGCCAACGACCTCCTGCCCGAGGTCAAGGTCCGCCTGCACCGCCTCCAAGGGGCGTCGGCCACCATCGCCGGGCACCGCATCACCACGGTGGCCGCCTCGGGGCGCAACGGCGGCGGGGCGGGGGCGAGGGACTGGCTGGCCGCCTCGAAGATCGCTGCCGAGGAGCTGACCTGGTTCGGCGAGGCGGGGATCGTGCTGCGGGACATCGCCCAGGGCCTGCTCGACTTCCCCGGCCAGCGTGACGGGCGGGAGATCTACCTGTGCTGGCGCCAGGGCGAGGCGGCGGTCGACTTCTGGCACGACCCGGGCTCGGGCTTCGCCGGCCGGCAGCCGCTGTAG
- a CDS encoding UPF0182 family protein has product MVQRLPTGRRTRQVILALAVVVVLFLISLSTLVKAYTDELWFREVHFTTVFWTVLRSEFVLGVGMGFLFFVFCLGNLLIVARLTPVYHLAVEPNDPLNRYRTAALPYVSWIAAGGSAFLALLFGLSAAPLWSKLVLALHSVPFHQADPIFKRDISFYVFRLPFYQVLYNWAFAALIVVTLVVAVAHYATGGIRPQSAAERVTPQVKAHLSVLIGLIAVLKAWGYRLGEYNLLYSTRGKVTGASYTDIHAELPALRLLVVISVIGAVLFLINIRFKGWALPIVGAGLWLLTSVLAAGVFPFVMQRFIVVPSQLQKETKYINYNIAATRKAYGINIPPQPYTDTGDITSEVVNNNAAVLNAIRLWDPDTLEGAFQTLQEIRPYYSFVDVNPDRYMINGALQQVMVSARELNTSNLPGRNWQNQHLIYTHGYSLDVSPANTKTPEGQPDFLVQDIPPTSTADTLKITQPEVYFGENVQQGSYILVNSKQQELDYSTPNGDVYSNYQGSGGVPISSFFRRMLFAWRYKDINILISGLVTSKTRIVYYSQVQERLQKAAPFINWDTDPYPVVVNGRIEWVADGYTVTDMYPYSEQVDFTDRTTRDNSLGQTTSIGSQENYIRNSVKATVDAYNGSIHFYIWDPSDPLIQSWSKSFPGMFRPGSAMPPGVAAHLRYPEDMFSVQTFLYQTYHVTNPRTFFSQGDMWQIPANPNGAGGVPNGHLSEIQPYYVLETLPGQTTPTYQLILPMNASGKQNMTALIAAQSSSSVGGQGLIDLSFPPGALEDGVGQVHARINANSAVSQARTLLGQQGSQVTFGNLLVIPLANSLLYAEPMFVGAQANTVPLLEDVIIATANQVAFSPDLETSLQQIVTGTTPPQGPPTTGGGGGPTPTPSPGASPSAGASPPPAGGGTVAQQELSLLQQYEAAQGRGDFAAAGQALTQLAQLLQSAATGPGSGGAGASGTATPSVAPSGSASPRASPTPTK; this is encoded by the coding sequence ATGGTCCAGCGCTTGCCGACGGGGCGGCGTACCCGTCAGGTCATCCTCGCCCTCGCGGTTGTGGTGGTGCTGTTCCTCATCAGCCTTTCGACGCTGGTGAAGGCCTACACCGACGAGTTGTGGTTCCGGGAGGTCCACTTCACGACGGTGTTCTGGACCGTGTTGCGCTCCGAGTTCGTGCTCGGTGTGGGCATGGGATTCCTGTTCTTCGTCTTCTGCCTGGGCAACCTGCTCATCGTCGCCCGCCTCACGCCGGTCTACCACCTGGCGGTCGAGCCCAATGACCCGCTCAACCGCTACCGCACCGCGGCGCTGCCCTACGTCTCGTGGATCGCAGCGGGCGGGAGCGCCTTCCTCGCTCTGCTCTTCGGGCTCAGCGCCGCCCCGCTGTGGAGCAAGCTGGTGCTGGCGCTGCACAGCGTCCCGTTCCACCAGGCCGACCCGATCTTCAAGCGGGACATCAGCTTCTACGTCTTCCGGCTGCCCTTCTACCAGGTGCTCTACAACTGGGCGTTCGCCGCCCTGATCGTCGTCACCCTGGTGGTGGCGGTCGCCCACTACGCCACCGGTGGCATCCGCCCGCAGTCGGCCGCCGAACGGGTGACACCTCAGGTGAAGGCGCACCTGTCCGTGCTCATCGGCCTCATCGCCGTGCTCAAGGCCTGGGGCTACCGGCTGGGCGAGTACAACCTGCTGTACTCCACCCGGGGCAAGGTCACCGGGGCGTCGTACACCGACATCCACGCCGAGCTGCCGGCACTCCGCCTGCTGGTGGTCATCTCGGTGATCGGGGCGGTGCTCTTCCTCATCAACATCCGGTTCAAGGGCTGGGCGCTGCCCATCGTGGGCGCCGGCCTGTGGCTGCTGACGTCGGTGCTGGCGGCGGGCGTGTTCCCGTTTGTCATGCAACGTTTCATCGTCGTCCCCTCCCAGCTGCAGAAGGAGACGAAGTACATCAACTACAACATCGCCGCCACCCGCAAGGCGTACGGGATCAACATCCCCCCGCAGCCCTACACCGATACCGGGGACATCACCTCGGAGGTGGTGAACAACAACGCGGCGGTCTTGAATGCTATCCGTCTGTGGGACCCAGATACGCTGGAAGGCGCATTCCAGACTCTCCAAGAAATCAGACCATACTATTCTTTCGTCGACGTCAATCCGGACCGGTACATGATCAACGGGGCGCTGCAGCAGGTGATGGTGTCGGCCCGGGAGTTGAATACGTCGAACCTGCCCGGCCGGAACTGGCAGAACCAGCACCTGATCTACACGCACGGCTACAGCCTGGACGTGTCGCCGGCCAACACCAAGACGCCCGAGGGCCAGCCCGACTTCCTGGTCCAGGACATCCCGCCGACGTCCACCGCCGACACCCTCAAGATCACGCAACCGGAGGTGTACTTCGGCGAGAACGTGCAGCAGGGCAGCTACATCCTGGTGAACTCCAAGCAGCAGGAGCTGGACTACTCGACCCCGAACGGGGACGTGTACTCCAACTACCAGGGCAGCGGCGGCGTGCCGATCTCGAGCTTCTTCCGCCGCATGCTGTTCGCCTGGCGCTACAAGGACATCAACATCCTGATCTCCGGGCTGGTCACCTCCAAGACCCGCATCGTCTACTACAGCCAGGTCCAGGAGCGGCTGCAAAAGGCGGCGCCGTTCATCAACTGGGACACCGACCCGTATCCGGTGGTGGTCAACGGCCGCATCGAGTGGGTGGCCGACGGCTACACGGTCACCGACATGTACCCGTACTCCGAGCAGGTCGACTTCACCGACCGCACGACCCGGGACAACAGTCTGGGCCAGACGACCAGCATCGGCAGCCAGGAGAACTACATCCGCAACTCGGTGAAGGCCACCGTGGATGCCTACAACGGTTCCATCCACTTCTACATCTGGGACCCGAGCGATCCGCTGATCCAATCCTGGTCCAAGTCGTTCCCCGGGATGTTCCGGCCGGGTTCGGCGATGCCCCCCGGTGTCGCGGCGCACCTGCGCTATCCCGAGGACATGTTCAGCGTGCAGACCTTCCTCTACCAGACCTACCACGTGACCAACCCCCGCACGTTCTTCTCCCAGGGCGACATGTGGCAGATCCCGGCGAACCCCAACGGCGCCGGCGGGGTGCCCAACGGGCACCTGTCCGAGATCCAGCCCTACTACGTTCTCGAGACCCTGCCCGGGCAGACGACGCCCACCTACCAGCTCATCCTGCCGATGAACGCCTCGGGCAAACAGAACATGACCGCCCTCATTGCGGCGCAGTCGTCTTCGTCGGTCGGGGGCCAGGGCTTAATCGACCTGTCGTTCCCGCCCGGGGCGCTGGAGGACGGCGTGGGCCAGGTCCACGCCCGGATCAACGCCAACAGCGCCGTGTCCCAGGCCCGGACCTTGCTGGGCCAGCAGGGCTCCCAGGTGACCTTCGGCAACCTGCTGGTGATCCCGCTGGCGAACTCGCTGCTCTACGCCGAGCCGATGTTCGTGGGCGCCCAGGCCAACACGGTGCCGCTGCTGGAGGACGTGATCATCGCCACGGCGAACCAGGTGGCGTTCAGCCCGGACCTGGAGACCTCCCTGCAGCAGATCGTCACCGGGACCACGCCGCCCCAGGGGCCGCCCACCACCGGGGGCGGGGGCGGGCCGACGCCGACACCATCACCGGGCGCCTCGCCCTCAGCGGGGGCCTCGCCTCCGCCGGCGGGGGGCGGGACCGTCGCCCAGCAGGAGCTATCGCTGCTGCAGCAGTACGAGGCCGCCCAGGGCCGGGGGGACTTCGCGGCGGCCGGGCAGGCCCTGACCCAGCTGGCGCAGCTGCTGCAGTCGGCGGCTACCGGGCCGGGCTCGGGCGGGGCGGGGGCGAGCGGGACGGCGACGCCTTCCGTGGCTCCGTCGGGGTCCGCTTCGCCGAGGGCGTCGCCGACGCCGACGAAGTGA
- a CDS encoding sensor histidine kinase: MTTPADRAWDQGDLTPPEVAHLHRFLGAWQLIADLSFADLLLWCRMEAAPGFVCVGQIRPVTAQTLHPEDAIARTIRPEELPIIDRAFAEGRSWRRDEPVLLDGLQVRMEAVPVPFDGRIVAVMSMEGIPLGHRRPGQLEQTYLSCALALTRMVQEGNFPFEGETLDPELAPRVGDGFLRLDSEGRVLYASPNAISAYRRLGVVSNVVGERLADIGVEPSLAWAALHMGTPLDAEVEVGATVVLQRAVPFLRGPMRAVVGGMLLVRDVTELRHRERMLARQEAVIQEIHHRVKNNLQTIASLLRLQARRLGSPEARSALEEAVRRIASIALVHETLSRDPREAVEFGEVGRAIIRMVNDGLTIPDRRVHLQFEGDPGELPAEVATPLAVVLVELLQNAVEHAFGPWGGSVVARMSREEDGTVRLAVEDDGQGLPEGFNLMGPGLGLQIVRALIESELHGTIGIQSGGANGGVSVVVEVPATAVNRVGREA, encoded by the coding sequence ATGACCACGCCGGCCGACCGCGCCTGGGACCAGGGCGACCTCACCCCGCCCGAGGTCGCCCACCTCCACCGTTTCCTGGGGGCCTGGCAGCTCATCGCCGACCTCTCCTTTGCCGACCTGCTGCTGTGGTGCCGCATGGAGGCGGCCCCCGGCTTCGTATGCGTCGGCCAGATCCGGCCGGTGACCGCCCAGACCCTGCACCCGGAGGACGCCATCGCCCGCACGATCCGCCCCGAGGAGCTGCCGATCATCGACCGGGCCTTCGCCGAGGGGCGCAGCTGGCGCCGGGACGAGCCCGTCCTCCTCGACGGCCTGCAGGTGCGCATGGAGGCAGTCCCGGTGCCCTTCGACGGGCGGATCGTGGCGGTGATGTCGATGGAGGGCATCCCGCTCGGCCACCGGCGCCCGGGCCAGCTCGAGCAGACCTACCTGTCGTGCGCCCTGGCCCTCACCCGCATGGTGCAGGAGGGCAACTTCCCCTTCGAGGGCGAGACCCTCGACCCCGAGCTCGCCCCCCGGGTGGGCGACGGATTCCTGCGCCTGGACTCCGAGGGCCGGGTGCTCTACGCCAGCCCGAACGCGATCTCGGCCTACCGCCGCCTGGGCGTGGTGTCCAACGTGGTGGGGGAGCGGCTGGCGGACATCGGCGTCGAGCCGTCGCTGGCCTGGGCGGCGCTGCACATGGGCACTCCGCTGGACGCCGAGGTCGAGGTCGGGGCGACGGTGGTGCTGCAGCGGGCGGTGCCCTTCCTCCGGGGGCCGATGCGGGCGGTGGTGGGCGGCATGCTCCTGGTGCGCGACGTCACCGAGCTCCGCCACCGGGAGCGCATGCTCGCCCGCCAGGAGGCGGTGATCCAGGAGATCCACCACCGGGTGAAGAACAACCTGCAGACCATCGCCAGCCTCCTGCGCCTGCAGGCCCGCCGGCTGGGCTCGCCCGAGGCCCGCAGCGCCCTTGAGGAGGCGGTGCGCCGGATCGCCTCCATCGCCCTGGTGCACGAGACCCTCTCCCGGGACCCCCGGGAGGCTGTGGAGTTCGGCGAGGTGGGCCGGGCGATCATCCGCATGGTCAACGACGGCCTCACGATCCCCGACCGCCGGGTCCACCTCCAGTTCGAGGGCGACCCCGGCGAGCTGCCCGCCGAGGTGGCCACCCCGCTGGCGGTGGTGCTGGTGGAGCTGCTGCAGAACGCCGTCGAGCACGCCTTCGGCCCGTGGGGCGGCAGCGTGGTAGCCCGCATGAGCCGGGAGGAGGACGGCACGGTGCGCCTGGCGGTGGAGGACGACGGTCAGGGGCTGCCCGAGGGCTTCAACCTCATGGGGCCGGGGCTGGGCCTGCAGATCGTGCGGGCGCTCATCGAGAGCGAGCTGCACGGGACGATCGGCATCCAGTCGGGGGGCGCGAACGGGGGGGTGTCGGTGGTGGTGGAGGTGCCGGCGACGGCGGTGAACCGGGTGGGGCGGGAAGCCTGA
- the rsrA gene encoding mycothiol system anti-sigma-R factor, with protein sequence MSMDCGEVLERISLILDGELSPEICAELQMHLERCAVCYGRHETERLFKHLIRERCGCEPAPPGLVARIRTVIYEEATVIYPE encoded by the coding sequence ATGAGCATGGACTGCGGCGAGGTACTGGAGCGCATCTCCCTCATCCTCGATGGTGAGTTGTCCCCCGAAATATGTGCCGAGCTGCAGATGCATCTTGAGCGCTGCGCGGTGTGCTACGGCCGCCACGAGACCGAACGCCTCTTCAAGCACCTCATCCGGGAGCGCTGTGGCTGCGAACCGGCTCCGCCGGGTCTCGTCGCCCGCATCAGAACGGTGATCTACGAGGAAGCCACCGTCATCTATCCGGAGTAG
- a CDS encoding ABC transporter permease subunit, producing the protein MSFSWGRVGAIVRKELRDYRRNRFVLVFTMAVLPLLFIILPMVQLFTIPEVAATTVLDRRIGLSLLYLLLIPAIVPSALAAYTVVGEREQGTLEPILTTPLRSEEFLVGKALAALIPTLIIAYAMLAIFYIGAAIVAHPAVSSAVFQRSHVLVQLVFTPLLAAWSIWVGIAISTRMSDVRAAQQLGVFASLPPLAIVALMGLNVITPSPALALGLAAALLAVDVLGWRAVAGMFNRERLIAGRR; encoded by the coding sequence ATGAGCTTCTCGTGGGGGCGCGTCGGCGCCATCGTCCGCAAGGAGCTGCGCGACTACCGGCGCAATCGCTTCGTCCTCGTCTTCACGATGGCGGTGCTCCCGCTGCTCTTCATCATCTTGCCGATGGTCCAGCTCTTCACCATCCCGGAGGTGGCCGCCACCACCGTGCTCGACCGGCGCATCGGCCTGTCGCTGCTCTACCTGCTCCTGATCCCGGCGATCGTGCCCTCCGCCCTGGCGGCCTACACGGTGGTGGGGGAGCGGGAGCAGGGGACCTTGGAGCCGATCCTCACCACGCCGCTGCGGAGCGAGGAGTTCCTGGTGGGCAAGGCGCTGGCGGCCCTTATCCCCACGCTGATCATCGCCTATGCGATGCTGGCCATCTTCTACATCGGCGCCGCCATCGTCGCCCACCCGGCCGTGTCGTCGGCGGTGTTCCAGCGCTCCCACGTCCTGGTGCAGCTGGTGTTCACCCCGCTGCTGGCGGCCTGGTCGATCTGGGTGGGTATCGCCATCTCCACCCGGATGAGCGACGTCCGGGCAGCCCAGCAGCTCGGAGTCTTCGCCAGCCTCCCGCCGCTCGCCATCGTGGCGCTCATGGGGCTGAACGTGATCACGCCGAGCCCGGCCCTCGCCCTGGGGCTGGCGGCGGCCCTGCTGGCGGTCGACGTGCTGGGCTGGCGGGCGGTGGCGGGGATGTTCAACCGGGAGCGCCTGATCGCCGGCCGGCGTTGA
- a CDS encoding ABC transporter ATP-binding protein, with protein MADQASPALVVEHLTKAFGERVAFSDVSFEVAHGEVFGFLGPNGAGKTTTVRTLGTLLTPTSGKAVVAGIPLSAQAGPQIRQKISIMPEAPGLYQRLTVAENLECFAGLFGLSDPKARIEQALKAVNLSARADDPCGSLSKGLRQRVGLARALLNDPVVLFLDEPTSGLDPVAAREVHELVASLRERGVTIFLTTHRLGEAERLCDRVAILNTTLRMIGRPDELREQLFQRTLEVRVHGRMGDPGALFSGLNGVEGWSERDPGTYVLTVADPEAAAPGVARALVGAGVDIVAIGESRHSLEDVYLELVDEDVEAVRR; from the coding sequence ATGGCTGACCAGGCTTCACCGGCGCTCGTCGTCGAGCACCTCACCAAGGCCTTCGGCGAGCGGGTCGCCTTCAGCGACGTCTCCTTCGAGGTGGCCCACGGGGAGGTGTTCGGCTTCCTCGGCCCCAACGGAGCAGGCAAGACCACCACCGTCCGCACGCTGGGCACGCTGCTCACGCCCACCTCGGGGAAGGCGGTGGTCGCCGGGATCCCGCTCAGCGCCCAGGCCGGGCCGCAGATCCGCCAGAAGATCTCGATCATGCCCGAGGCGCCGGGCCTCTACCAGCGCCTGACCGTCGCCGAGAACCTCGAATGTTTCGCCGGGCTGTTCGGGCTGAGCGACCCCAAGGCGCGCATCGAACAGGCCCTGAAGGCGGTCAACCTCAGCGCCCGGGCGGACGACCCGTGCGGGTCGCTCTCCAAGGGCCTGCGCCAGCGGGTCGGCCTGGCCCGGGCGCTGCTGAACGACCCGGTGGTGCTCTTCCTCGACGAGCCGACCTCGGGGCTCGACCCGGTGGCTGCCCGGGAGGTGCACGAGCTCGTTGCCTCGCTCCGGGAGCGGGGTGTGACCATCTTTCTCACCACCCACCGCCTGGGCGAGGCCGAGCGGCTGTGCGACCGGGTGGCGATCCTGAACACCACGCTGCGCATGATCGGCCGCCCGGACGAGCTGCGGGAGCAGCTCTTCCAGCGCACGCTCGAGGTCCGTGTCCACGGGCGCATGGGCGACCCCGGCGCACTCTTCTCCGGCCTGAACGGGGTCGAAGGCTGGTCGGAGCGAGATCCGGGCACGTACGTCCTCACGGTGGCCGACCCGGAGGCCGCTGCCCCCGGGGTGGCCCGGGCGCTGGTCGGGGCCGGGGTTGACATCGTGGCGATCGGTGAGTCCCGCCACTCACTGGAGGACGTCTACCTCGAGCTGGTCGATGAGGACGTCGAGGCGGTCCGGCGATGA
- a CDS encoding DUF5317 domain-containing protein: protein MLLALALLVLGILAGLARGGHLENVSAAQFRLPGLVFAGLGLQIGAQALASSVPALYRGWAGTAVLMVSYGLIIAFVVANLRYPGTAFIGAGLALNIVVILANGAMPVSLAAVHHLGLKALPGLQTGVKHHAMTRSTRLSFLGDIIPIPYLGIVSVGDVTLGTGVFLLVQRLVGYQPRRLSGNPPPGRHGVEHAAHAAPSGEALDPPSGSR, encoded by the coding sequence GTGCTGCTGGCCCTCGCCCTGCTCGTGCTCGGCATCCTCGCGGGGCTGGCCCGGGGAGGGCACCTCGAGAACGTCTCCGCGGCCCAGTTCCGCCTGCCGGGGCTGGTCTTCGCCGGCCTCGGGCTGCAGATCGGCGCCCAGGCCCTCGCCTCGTCGGTCCCCGCGCTCTACCGGGGGTGGGCGGGCACGGCCGTGCTCATGGTGTCCTACGGGTTGATCATCGCCTTCGTGGTGGCGAACCTGCGCTACCCGGGCACCGCGTTCATCGGTGCCGGCCTGGCGCTCAACATCGTGGTCATTCTGGCCAACGGGGCGATGCCGGTCTCATTGGCCGCCGTGCACCACCTCGGCCTGAAGGCGCTCCCCGGCCTCCAGACCGGCGTGAAGCATCACGCCATGACCCGCTCCACCCGGCTCAGCTTCCTGGGCGACATCATCCCGATCCCCTACCTAGGGATCGTGAGCGTGGGCGACGTCACCCTCGGGACCGGAGTCTTCCTGCTGGTGCAGCGGCTGGTGGGCTACCAGCCCAGGCGCCTGTCGGGGAATCCCCCTCCGGGGCGCCATGGGGTCGAGCACGCGGCGCATGCGGCCCCCTCGGGCGAAGCCCTGGATCCGCCGTCGGGGAGTCGCTGA
- a CDS encoding Ku protein: MPAMRSIWNGAITFGLISIPVRLFTAVEERSLKFHQLHASDSGRIRYKRVCSIDDEEVPFDEIVKGYEYEKDRYVIFTEEELERLPSDSVRAVDVVAFVPLEEIDPIYFQRSYYLAPEPTGIKAYRLLAQALTDSGRVGIAKITLREKEHLATLRLRDGVFVMETMYWPDEIRDADFDQLSKQVDIRPQELAMAKTLIDNLTDHFDPGQFVDSYRQRLEEAAEAKIAGQEVAVAPTASEPTQILDLMEALRASVEATKAKKDAQPEAAQATG; this comes from the coding sequence ATGCCAGCCATGCGGTCCATTTGGAACGGGGCCATCACCTTCGGCCTCATCAGCATCCCTGTGCGCCTCTTCACCGCGGTCGAGGAGAGGAGCCTCAAGTTCCACCAGCTCCACGCCTCCGATTCCGGCCGGATCCGCTACAAGCGGGTGTGCTCGATCGACGACGAGGAAGTTCCCTTCGACGAGATCGTCAAGGGCTACGAGTACGAGAAGGACCGCTACGTCATCTTCACCGAGGAGGAGCTGGAGCGGCTGCCGAGCGACAGCGTCCGGGCGGTCGATGTCGTGGCGTTCGTGCCCCTGGAAGAGATCGATCCGATCTACTTCCAGCGCTCTTACTACCTGGCCCCCGAGCCCACGGGCATCAAGGCCTACCGGCTGCTCGCCCAGGCTCTGACCGATTCGGGGCGGGTGGGGATCGCCAAGATCACCCTGCGGGAGAAGGAGCACCTGGCCACCCTGCGCCTGCGGGACGGGGTGTTCGTGATGGAGACCATGTACTGGCCCGACGAGATCCGGGACGCCGATTTCGACCAGCTCTCCAAGCAGGTGGACATCCGCCCGCAGGAGCTGGCGATGGCCAAGACCCTCATCGACAACCTCACCGACCACTTCGACCCCGGCCAGTTCGTCGACAGCTACCGGCAGCGCCTCGAGGAGGCCGCCGAGGCGAAGATTGCCGGCCAGGAAGTGGCAGTTGCCCCGACTGCCTCAGAGCCGACGCAGATCCTGGACCTCATGGAGGCCCTCCGAGCCAGCGTAGAGGCCACCAAGGCCAAGAAGGACGCTCAGCCCGAGGCGGCCCAAGCCACCGGGTAA